In Chryseobacterium oranimense, a single window of DNA contains:
- a CDS encoding NAD(P)/FAD-dependent oxidoreductase, producing METREKIIIIGGGFAGLQLAKTLNGKNKKVIVLDRVNHHMFQPLFYQVACGRIEPSNISFPFRKIFQQSRNTQFRLTEVKEIDPVNNKVITDEAEFTYDKLVIATGCKTNFFGNKDMESRAFGMKNTQEAISIRNHVLMTFEKLILEKSRSDDGNWNIVIVGSGPTGVELAGAFAEMKKEILPRDYPYMNFDQLKIILVSSTEKPLAVMSSEAQEKSEKYLKDLGVTFMSGEVVTEYDGDKVHTKSGKSIPSNNVIWAAGVTGNVVAGFPAEKLVKNRYIVDRYNKIKGYDNIYAIGDIAYMETPKYPQGHPQVANVAINQAKNLGKNFLKKNPGDWVEYEYKDKGSLATIGKHRAVVDLPFIKFQGFLAWYFWMFLHLMLILSVRNKLAVFFNWMWSYFNKDSSLRLIISPNKKNSTLQ from the coding sequence ATGGAAACACGCGAAAAGATCATCATTATAGGAGGAGGATTTGCGGGGCTGCAGCTTGCAAAAACATTAAATGGCAAGAACAAAAAGGTAATTGTTCTGGACCGGGTGAACCATCATATGTTTCAGCCGCTTTTTTATCAGGTTGCCTGCGGGAGGATAGAACCTTCCAACATTTCCTTTCCTTTCCGAAAGATTTTTCAGCAATCCAGAAATACACAGTTTCGTCTTACCGAGGTAAAAGAGATTGATCCTGTTAACAATAAAGTCATCACAGACGAAGCTGAGTTTACCTATGATAAACTGGTGATCGCAACAGGGTGTAAAACCAATTTCTTTGGTAACAAAGACATGGAATCAAGAGCTTTCGGGATGAAAAATACTCAGGAAGCAATAAGCATCAGAAATCATGTGTTGATGACCTTTGAGAAACTCATTCTTGAAAAAAGCAGAAGCGATGACGGAAACTGGAACATCGTTATTGTAGGAAGCGGACCTACCGGGGTAGAGCTGGCAGGGGCCTTTGCAGAAATGAAAAAAGAAATCCTTCCGCGGGATTATCCCTATATGAATTTCGACCAGCTTAAGATTATTCTGGTAAGCTCCACAGAAAAACCACTTGCTGTAATGAGCAGTGAAGCACAGGAGAAATCTGAAAAATACCTTAAAGATCTCGGGGTTACTTTTATGAGCGGAGAGGTCGTTACGGAGTATGATGGTGATAAGGTGCACACCAAAAGCGGGAAAAGTATTCCTTCCAATAATGTGATCTGGGCGGCAGGCGTTACCGGAAACGTAGTTGCCGGATTTCCTGCGGAGAAATTGGTTAAAAACAGATATATAGTAGATCGATATAATAAAATAAAAGGCTACGACAATATTTATGCAATAGGAGATATTGCCTATATGGAAACCCCGAAATATCCTCAGGGACATCCTCAGGTAGCGAACGTAGCCATTAATCAAGCAAAAAATCTAGGTAAGAATTTTCTAAAGAAGAATCCAGGAGATTGGGTAGAATACGAGTATAAAGACAAAGGTTCATTGGCAACCATTGGAAAGCACAGAGCTGTAGTAGACCTTCCGTTTATCAAATTTCAGGGATTCCTGGCTTGGTATTTCTGGATGTTCCTGCATCTGATGCTGATTTTGAGCGTAAGAAATAAGCTTGCAGTCTTTTTCAACTGGATGTGGAGCTATTTCAACAAAGACTCTTCTTTAAGATTGATTATTTCGCCTAATAAGAAAAACAGTACTTTACAATGA
- a CDS encoding glycoside hydrolase family 25 protein: MSPKKYTKKTAKKVHENRRKNYSFRRKVILGILILALIGTGFYLKQSISYYYALYFNKFNHKKLHNTELETARIQKILTANLDKTYGFDVSHYQNKEDIKWDSLSIGNKTIPLEFVVMRATMGNRNADKHFDEFWVKAQKHNLIRGAYHFYRADEDPVIQANNFLANVKLESGDLPPILDIEKIPKRKTNKKLVEDLKVWCKIIEETYGEKPIIYTYYHYYKDFLKGEFDDYPLWLANYNDVPSPTPDDHWDFWQFTENGIVHGINTKVDLDIYNGSSWSLKRLTLD; this comes from the coding sequence ATGTCACCAAAAAAGTATACCAAAAAAACTGCCAAAAAAGTACATGAAAACCGCCGGAAGAATTATTCTTTCCGCCGGAAAGTGATATTGGGTATTTTAATTCTGGCCCTGATAGGAACAGGATTTTATCTGAAGCAGTCTATAAGCTATTATTATGCGTTGTACTTTAATAAATTCAACCATAAAAAGCTGCATAACACTGAATTGGAAACAGCCAGGATACAGAAAATCCTTACGGCTAATCTTGATAAAACCTATGGTTTTGATGTCTCCCATTATCAGAATAAGGAAGATATAAAATGGGACAGCCTGAGCATTGGAAACAAAACAATTCCCCTGGAATTTGTGGTGATGCGTGCTACGATGGGAAACCGCAATGCAGACAAACATTTTGATGAATTCTGGGTAAAAGCCCAAAAGCATAATCTGATCCGCGGAGCTTACCATTTTTACAGAGCTGATGAGGATCCTGTGATCCAGGCCAATAATTTTTTAGCTAATGTAAAACTGGAAAGCGGTGATCTTCCACCCATTCTCGATATTGAAAAAATCCCAAAAAGGAAGACAAATAAAAAGCTTGTGGAAGACCTGAAAGTATGGTGCAAGATTATAGAGGAAACGTATGGGGAAAAACCGATTATCTATACCTATTATCATTACTACAAAGATTTCCTTAAAGGGGAATTTGATGACTATCCGCTATGGCTGGCCAATTATAACGATGTACCCTCTCCCACTCCTGATGATCATTGGGATTTCTGGCAGTTTACCGAAAACGGGATCGTTCATGGGATCAATACCAAGGTGGATCTTGATATTTACAACGGAAGCTCGTGGTCTTTGAAGAGGCTGACGCTGGATTAG
- a CDS encoding T9SS type A sorting domain-containing protein: protein MKKLYSFIATVMVASSIFAQTVFNATFDDVTGTGGNDGSWSGSVAASGYTDGSASYTTGGAWTFAKVYKGSGCLKVGTGSLKGTVTTPGIALTGNATLTFRAGAWNGTNEVTTLNVSATGANLSQASVTLVKGAFSNYTVNITGATGTVVLTFEGSVAANNRFFIDDIKVTTGSLAVADIKNTKAGNFVKNTFVKSDEITFGADVKNVKVYNMFGQVVKSASVKENGTVNVAELAKGNYIVTGTVNNEPVSQKILKD, encoded by the coding sequence ATGAAAAAACTTTATTCGTTTATCGCTACAGTTATGGTAGCATCAAGTATTTTTGCACAAACGGTTTTTAATGCTACGTTTGATGATGTTACAGGAACTGGAGGAAATGATGGTAGTTGGAGTGGAAGTGTGGCTGCTTCTGGTTATACTGACGGATCTGCTTCGTATACTACAGGTGGAGCATGGACCTTTGCTAAAGTTTACAAAGGGAGCGGATGTCTGAAAGTAGGAACAGGATCATTAAAAGGAACTGTAACCACACCAGGTATTGCATTAACAGGAAATGCTACTCTAACTTTTAGAGCAGGTGCCTGGAATGGAACAAATGAAGTTACAACTTTAAATGTCTCTGCTACTGGCGCTAATTTAAGTCAAGCTAGTGTAACTTTGGTGAAAGGTGCTTTCTCAAACTATACTGTAAATATTACAGGAGCTACAGGAACCGTAGTTCTTACATTTGAAGGTTCTGTTGCAGCTAATAACAGATTCTTTATCGATGATATTAAAGTAACGACAGGATCTCTGGCTGTTGCAGATATCAAGAACACAAAAGCAGGGAACTTTGTAAAAAATACTTTCGTAAAAAGCGACGAGATCACTTTCGGAGCTGATGTGAAAAATGTAAAAGTATACAACATGTTCGGACAGGTAGTGAAGTCTGCTTCTGTAAAAGAAAACGGAACTGTAAACGTTGCTGAATTGGCAAAAGGGAACTATATCGTAACAGGAACTGTAAATAACGAGCCTGTATCTCAGAAGATCTTAAAAGACTAA
- the deoC gene encoding deoxyribose-phosphate aldolase — MMNIARYLDSTYLKTPAQSGISDEETLQFDKKLAQEAINNGIFAVMIRPDYVADIKKYIQERHSDVVVGTVIGFHEGTYSIEEKLAEASKAIEDGADELDFVINYNAYLNGNLELVKDEFVQCTQLALQHHKVAKWIIEIAALTDDQIADLTKNISNWSVEHFSENDFSKIFVKSSTGFYHTEGGKPNGATFEGIQIMLDNAGKLPVKAAGGVRTPEDAEKMISMGVKRIGTSSALGLIRNESSSEGY, encoded by the coding sequence ATTATGAACATTGCCCGATATTTGGATTCAACCTATTTGAAAACGCCTGCACAGTCAGGTATTTCAGACGAAGAAACATTACAATTCGATAAAAAGCTTGCGCAGGAAGCCATAAATAATGGTATTTTTGCCGTAATGATCCGTCCGGATTATGTAGCGGATATCAAAAAGTATATTCAGGAAAGGCATTCAGATGTTGTGGTAGGAACCGTAATAGGCTTTCATGAAGGTACTTATTCCATTGAAGAGAAACTCGCCGAAGCTTCAAAAGCAATTGAAGACGGGGCAGATGAGCTGGACTTTGTGATTAATTACAATGCTTATCTTAACGGAAACCTTGAGCTGGTAAAAGATGAGTTTGTACAGTGTACACAACTTGCCCTTCAGCATCATAAGGTTGCCAAATGGATTATTGAGATTGCTGCGCTGACGGATGATCAGATTGCGGATCTCACCAAAAATATCTCAAACTGGTCAGTGGAACATTTCTCCGAAAATGACTTTTCGAAGATTTTTGTGAAATCTTCCACAGGGTTTTACCATACAGAAGGCGGTAAACCGAATGGTGCTACTTTTGAAGGCATACAAATTATGCTGGATAATGCAGGGAAACTTCCCGTAAAAGCAGCCGGAGGAGTAAGAACGCCTGAAGATGCTGAAAAAATGATCAGCATGGGAGTAAAAAGGATCGGAACCTCTTCTGCCTTAGGTTTGATAAGGAACGAATCTTCATCAGAAGGATATTAA
- the trmD gene encoding tRNA (guanosine(37)-N1)-methyltransferase TrmD — protein sequence MRIDIISVLPELMESPFQTSILRRAMDKGLVEVHFHHLRDWAVNKHRQIDDEPYGGGAGMVMMIEPLDKCISELKSQRTYDEVIYLTPDGVTLNQKIANTLSIKNNLIFLCGHYKGIDQRVRDLHITKEISIGDYVLTGGELAACVLADSIIRLLPGVLNDEQSALTDSFQDDLLSPPIYTRPEVYKGLEVPKVLLSGNFARIEEWRHDEAVRITREKRPDLL from the coding sequence ATGAGAATTGATATTATAAGCGTGCTTCCCGAATTAATGGAAAGTCCGTTTCAGACTTCTATTTTAAGAAGGGCAATGGATAAAGGTTTAGTGGAGGTTCATTTCCACCACCTGAGAGACTGGGCTGTCAATAAGCACAGACAGATTGATGATGAGCCGTATGGTGGCGGGGCAGGAATGGTAATGATGATAGAGCCGCTGGATAAATGTATTTCTGAACTTAAATCCCAGAGAACATATGATGAAGTTATCTATCTGACACCGGACGGCGTTACCCTGAACCAAAAAATAGCCAATACTCTTTCCATAAAAAATAACCTGATCTTTCTTTGCGGTCATTACAAAGGCATCGATCAGCGCGTTCGTGACCTTCATATTACCAAAGAAATTTCAATTGGCGATTATGTACTTACGGGAGGAGAGCTGGCAGCATGTGTCCTGGCAGATTCCATTATAAGATTGCTTCCGGGAGTTTTGAATGATGAGCAGAGTGCACTTACAGACAGTTTCCAGGATGATCTTCTTTCACCTCCTATTTATACAAGACCGGAGGTTTATAAAGGATTGGAGGTTCCGAAAGTTTTGCTGAGCGGAAATTTTGCCCGGATTGAAGAATGGCGTCACGATGAGGCCGTAAGAATTACCCGGGAAAAACGTCCGGATCTGCTTTAA
- a CDS encoding endonuclease/exonuclease/phosphatase family protein, translating into MFSFYNVENLFLPDPKPVHRLDPTKSGLKNWDEKRYRNKLFKISHVFQLMKEENGQLPFLIGLSEVSGRKVLEDLVEMAPFNSQYGIVHYNSMDERKVDVAMLYHKDKVEIMDSETITFFFEIINRKNTENYDTTRDVLFSKVKYKGTVINVFIAHLPSKREKDINKPKRDFILNEIHGRILKIISNEQEHVILCGDFNENPDDENLVKILYDNNHEKVLVNPFQELFQTRNYSTFHYKSGLLYDQIIMSKSLFAHDVLSFQSAHIFNSEKISSQMRNFEGRPFRTYAGTRYLGGYSDHFPVFVKFEETKT; encoded by the coding sequence ATGTTCTCTTTTTATAATGTCGAAAATTTATTTTTGCCAGATCCCAAACCTGTTCACAGATTAGACCCTACAAAGTCAGGCTTGAAAAATTGGGATGAAAAAAGATATAGAAATAAGCTTTTTAAAATTTCACATGTTTTTCAGCTCATGAAGGAGGAAAATGGACAACTTCCATTTTTAATTGGGCTTTCTGAAGTTTCCGGAAGGAAAGTTTTGGAGGATCTGGTGGAAATGGCACCTTTTAATTCACAATATGGGATTGTACACTACAATTCTATGGATGAAAGAAAGGTGGATGTGGCCATGTTATATCATAAAGATAAAGTGGAAATAATGGATTCAGAAACCATTACTTTCTTCTTTGAAATTATAAATAGAAAAAACACAGAGAATTACGACACAACCAGAGACGTATTATTTTCTAAAGTTAAATATAAAGGAACTGTTATTAATGTTTTTATCGCCCATCTTCCCTCTAAGCGAGAAAAAGATATTAATAAGCCCAAAAGAGACTTTATACTTAATGAGATCCACGGAAGGATTTTGAAAATAATAAGTAATGAACAGGAACATGTAATATTGTGTGGTGATTTTAACGAAAACCCCGATGATGAAAATTTAGTAAAAATTCTCTACGATAACAATCATGAGAAGGTATTGGTAAACCCTTTTCAGGAACTGTTTCAAACAAGAAATTATTCTACTTTTCATTATAAGTCCGGACTGTTGTATGATCAAATAATCATGTCAAAATCCCTTTTTGCCCATGATGTTTTGAGTTTTCAGAGTGCCCATATTTTTAATTCTGAAAAAATAAGCAGCCAGATGAGAAATTTTGAAGGACGTCCCTTCCGAACCTATGCCGGTACACGGTATTTAGGCGGATACAGCGACCACTTTCCGGTTTTTGTGAAATTTGAAGAGACAAAAACATAA
- a CDS encoding 5' nucleotidase, NT5C type, with protein sequence MKKVIVDMDGVMADVYHQLVQFEKRDSGKEIEISGLAGMPEIEAFPNGKKHVNEVGFFRTLPVMEGSKAALEYINSKYELYIVSAGMEFPNSLREKFDWLAEHFPFISWEQIVLCGSKKVIHGDIMIDDYPKNLDHFAGEKFIFTQPHNELIENETYKRVHSWEEIMTIL encoded by the coding sequence ATGAAAAAAGTAATTGTAGATATGGACGGGGTAATGGCAGATGTCTACCATCAGCTTGTACAGTTTGAAAAAAGAGATTCCGGGAAAGAAATTGAGATCAGTGGTCTTGCAGGAATGCCGGAAATTGAAGCGTTTCCGAACGGGAAGAAACACGTAAATGAAGTTGGGTTTTTCAGAACACTTCCTGTAATGGAGGGAAGTAAAGCTGCTTTGGAATACATCAACAGCAAATATGAGCTGTATATAGTTTCTGCAGGAATGGAGTTTCCCAACAGTTTAAGAGAGAAATTCGACTGGCTGGCAGAACATTTTCCTTTTATCAGCTGGGAACAGATTGTATTGTGCGGAAGTAAAAAAGTGATTCACGGAGATATTATGATCGATGATTATCCGAAAAACCTGGATCATTTTGCAGGAGAAAAATTTATTTTCACCCAGCCTCACAATGAGCTGATAGAAAATGAAACTTACAAAAGAGTACATTCATGGGAGGAGATCATGACTATTCTCTAG
- a CDS encoding alpha/beta fold hydrolase, whose translation MKKLNILFLLFAACSFNAQMISGTVISKNENQPVPYVKIGIEKENAGTVSDEKGNFAIDLSGFNPSQKVRIEVPGYEPYSETVQNLRKQDRIQVFLNEKVKNIKEVNIKVKKLIDKNWGVNTKTKSVIYSVNPRFRKEDFLGETALEFNASKRSKIKNINLNIASYVSDKPVVMRYSIYTEKNGFPDQNILDEEITVELTQDMIKDGTYTLDVNDHNIWVQGKFFIGIQFLKEFEGGIRISAALFRTGFIRKFYGDWQKMTLAAPAINIDVKVDKSAKNIKDEAAALGDDLEGLVSDVSQYNTESGNSVYGKNDASGAYLPLKDTRLYYEVYGEGEPLFLLHGNSGSIKDFYQQIPVLSKKFTVIAIDTRGQGKSVDTSEKSFTYAQFADDVKALADKLELKKINIAGWSDGGITGLEFALKYPENCNKVIAIGANAFPEGVDERLVSHMKNQLLVLDIENKPGKFNERRLVEIMLNEPHISKKELSKIKSPVLVIAGDRDVIKQEHTEMMAKQIPNATLKIYKDATHMIPFENADELNKDIVEFLGR comes from the coding sequence ATGAAAAAACTCAATATTTTATTCTTACTTTTCGCTGCCTGCTCCTTTAATGCACAGATGATTTCCGGAACTGTGATTTCCAAAAACGAAAACCAGCCGGTTCCTTATGTGAAGATTGGAATAGAAAAAGAAAATGCAGGTACGGTTTCCGATGAAAAAGGAAATTTTGCGATTGATCTTTCCGGGTTCAATCCCTCACAGAAGGTTAGAATTGAAGTTCCGGGCTATGAACCCTACTCTGAAACGGTGCAGAATCTCAGAAAGCAGGACCGGATACAAGTATTTTTAAATGAAAAAGTTAAAAATATTAAAGAAGTCAATATCAAAGTGAAAAAGCTGATCGATAAAAACTGGGGAGTGAATACGAAAACAAAAAGTGTTATCTATTCCGTGAATCCCAGGTTTAGAAAAGAAGACTTTCTTGGTGAAACAGCACTGGAGTTTAATGCCAGCAAAAGATCCAAAATTAAAAATATCAACCTGAATATTGCAAGCTATGTCTCCGATAAGCCTGTAGTGATGAGGTACAGCATTTATACGGAAAAAAACGGCTTCCCAGATCAAAATATCCTGGATGAGGAAATAACGGTTGAGCTCACACAGGATATGATCAAAGATGGAACTTATACACTGGATGTTAATGATCACAATATCTGGGTACAGGGGAAATTCTTCATCGGAATTCAGTTTTTAAAAGAATTTGAAGGAGGGATCAGGATAAGTGCAGCTCTTTTCAGGACAGGTTTTATTAGAAAATTTTATGGGGACTGGCAGAAAATGACACTGGCGGCACCGGCAATTAACATCGATGTAAAAGTGGATAAATCAGCAAAAAATATCAAAGATGAAGCAGCTGCTTTGGGAGATGATCTTGAAGGTCTGGTTTCTGATGTTTCGCAATATAATACAGAATCCGGGAATTCTGTTTACGGAAAAAACGACGCTTCAGGTGCTTACCTTCCGTTAAAAGATACAAGGCTTTATTACGAAGTTTATGGAGAAGGAGAGCCTCTTTTTCTTCTTCATGGGAACTCAGGAAGCATTAAGGATTTTTACCAGCAGATTCCGGTTCTGTCCAAAAAATTTACGGTAATTGCCATAGATACAAGAGGGCAGGGTAAAAGTGTTGATACATCTGAAAAATCTTTTACCTATGCTCAATTTGCAGATGACGTAAAAGCGCTTGCAGATAAATTGGAACTGAAAAAAATAAATATCGCCGGCTGGAGCGATGGCGGAATTACAGGCCTTGAATTTGCGTTGAAATATCCGGAAAACTGTAACAAAGTAATTGCAATCGGGGCCAATGCTTTCCCAGAAGGAGTTGATGAAAGGCTTGTTTCCCATATGAAAAATCAGCTCTTAGTACTGGATATAGAAAATAAACCCGGAAAATTCAATGAAAGAAGGCTCGTGGAAATTATGCTGAATGAACCTCACATCAGCAAAAAAGAGCTCAGCAAGATTAAAAGCCCTGTTTTGGTGATTGCCGGGGATAGAGATGTAATCAAGCAAGAGCATACCGAAATGATGGCAAAGCAAATACCCAATGCCACACTTAAAATCTACAAAGACGCAACTCACATGATTCCTTTTGAAAATGCAGATGAGTTGAATAAAGATATAGTGGAATTTTTGGGAAGATAG
- the dusB gene encoding tRNA dihydrouridine synthase DusB: MVKIGNIELPEFPLLLAPMEDVSDPPFRRLCKMHGADLMYSEFISSEGLIRDAMKSRKKLDIFDYERPVGIQIFGGDEEAMAMSARIVETVNPDLVDINFGCPVKKVVCKGAGAGVLKDIDLMVRLTKAVVSSTHLPVTVKTRLGWDSTSINIDEVAERLQDTGIKALTIHARTRAQMYKGEADWEHISRIKQNPNIEIPIFGNGDIDSPEKALEYKQKYACDGIMIGRAAIGYPWIFNEIKHFFKTGEHLPEPVIADRLLAVRQHAEWSAEWKGEKLGLIEMRQHYSNYFRGVPHFKEFRKKFLEVFTLEEMDALIKETQQFYEEYQTQV; encoded by the coding sequence ATGGTAAAAATAGGCAATATAGAACTGCCGGAATTTCCGCTTTTGCTGGCACCGATGGAAGATGTAAGTGATCCTCCATTCAGACGCCTGTGCAAAATGCACGGAGCAGATCTGATGTACTCAGAATTTATTTCTTCTGAGGGCTTGATTCGTGATGCGATGAAAAGCCGTAAGAAGCTGGACATTTTCGATTATGAAAGACCGGTCGGTATCCAGATTTTCGGTGGTGATGAAGAAGCAATGGCAATGTCCGCAAGAATTGTAGAGACTGTGAACCCTGATCTGGTTGACATTAATTTCGGATGCCCTGTAAAAAAAGTCGTATGTAAAGGTGCAGGGGCAGGGGTTCTAAAGGATATTGACCTTATGGTACGCCTTACCAAAGCCGTAGTAAGCTCTACCCATCTGCCGGTGACGGTTAAAACCCGTTTAGGATGGGACAGCACCAGCATCAATATAGATGAAGTGGCAGAACGTTTACAGGATACAGGCATCAAAGCCTTAACAATACATGCAAGAACCCGTGCGCAGATGTACAAGGGGGAAGCAGACTGGGAACATATTTCCAGAATTAAGCAAAATCCAAATATTGAGATTCCTATCTTTGGAAACGGCGATATTGATTCTCCTGAAAAAGCTCTTGAATACAAGCAAAAGTATGCGTGCGACGGTATTATGATCGGCCGTGCAGCCATTGGATATCCATGGATCTTCAATGAGATCAAACATTTTTTCAAAACAGGAGAGCATCTTCCTGAACCTGTTATTGCAGACCGTTTACTTGCTGTACGCCAGCATGCAGAATGGAGTGCGGAATGGAAGGGAGAAAAACTAGGTCTTATTGAAATGAGACAGCATTACAGCAATTATTTCCGTGGTGTTCCTCATTTTAAAGAATTCAGAAAAAAATTCCTTGAGGTATTTACTTTAGAAGAAATGGATGCGCTGATTAAAGAGACCCAACAGTTTTACGAAGAATACCAGACACAGGTATAA
- a CDS encoding Lrp/AsnC ligand binding domain-containing protein codes for MKNSSNTSYHLDSIDKEIIYMLMDNAKTSLAHISKNVGISTTAVHQRIKKLEHAGVIENSISFLNPKKIGYKVISYIGMFLDQPSHYPDVVKSLKDVNEVVEAHYTTGNYTIFLKVLCKDNDHLMQILSKLQKLKGVTRTETFISLEQGIYRQLKV; via the coding sequence ATGAAAAATTCAAGTAACACAAGTTATCATTTAGACTCGATTGACAAGGAAATCATTTACATGCTAATGGATAATGCTAAAACATCATTAGCCCACATCTCAAAAAATGTTGGAATATCCACAACAGCAGTACATCAAAGGATTAAAAAGCTCGAGCACGCGGGAGTTATCGAAAACTCAATTTCATTTCTTAACCCTAAAAAAATAGGCTATAAGGTAATTTCGTACATCGGAATGTTTCTGGACCAGCCCAGCCATTACCCGGATGTCGTAAAATCTCTCAAGGATGTAAATGAGGTAGTAGAAGCTCATTATACAACAGGGAATTATACCATATTCTTAAAGGTACTTTGCAAAGATAACGACCATCTGATGCAGATTTTGAGTAAACTTCAGAAGCTGAAAGGAGTGACAAGAACAGAAACTTTCATATCTTTGGAACAAGGTATTTACAGACAACTGAAAGTATAA